In Candida orthopsilosis Co 90-125, chromosome 4 draft sequence, a single genomic region encodes these proteins:
- a CDS encoding Rps20 ribosomal protein, with product MSAPINKEKLEQEPEQQIHKIRITLTSTKVKQLENVSANIIKNASQSNIVKKGPVRMPTKVLKITTRKAPNGEGSKTWDAYEMRIHKRVIDLQAPAATVKKITQITIEPGVDVEVTIAA from the coding sequence ATGTCTGCCCCAATCAACAAGGAAAAGTTAGAACAAGAACCagaacaacaaattcacaAAATCAGAATCACCTTAACCTCCACCAAAGTTAagcaattggaaaatgtttCTGCTAACATCATCAAGAACGCTTCTCAAAGCAACATCGTCAAGAAGGGACCAGTTAGAATGCCAACTaaggttttgaaaatcacCACCAGAAAGGCTCCAAATGGTGAAGGTTCCAAGACTTGGGATGCTTATGAAATGAGAATCCACAAGAGAGTTATTGACTTGCAAGCTCCAGCTGCTACTGTCAAGAAGATCACTCAAATCACCATTGAACCAGGTGTAGATGTTGAGGTTACCATTGCCGCTTAA
- a CDS encoding Atp10 protein (S. cerevisiae homolog ATP10 has unfolded protein binding, has role in mitochondrial proton-transporting ATP synthase complex assembly and localizes to integral to mitochondrial membrane, mitochondrial inner membrane) has product MSATRLSTRPFSTSLHLLQQRSQPRFVNTIKEVSKPAQEDSYEITRPIGLVKPVLLNHKLSDTYSISNIGEELFGAQAKERRQKNLDYDIKHSPIYDIKSFQNTNGKIFRPPISWFKQDKSLYFPDFIAKTLTGKSNSLYDILSNKYSIVRLYSTVTGEQCSKSYFKVDGEDYYTTDYKKFTEKFSNFQIIDINMPSSWIKGFILNLSLSNLRKMISPERYQNYFMLPLHILPPEIREQLHCDNQCTGYIYIIDSTGKIRWATSGYSTPEDLQLMWKVVRGLEKEANQQRK; this is encoded by the coding sequence ATGAGTGCCACGAGACTTAGCACGAGACCATTTAGTACCTCATTGCATCTTCTCCAGCAAAGGTCACAACCTCGATTTGTAAATACAATCAAAGAAGTGTCCAAACCAGCCCAAGAGGACTCGTATGAAATTACCCGACCCATTGGCTTGGTTAAACCGGTTTTGCTAAACCACAAACTATCCGATACATACTCTATATCAAACATCGGAGAAGAACTATTCGGAGCGCAAGCTAAAGAGAGAAGACAGAAGAATCTAGATTATGATATTAAGCATTCTCCGATATATGATATCAAGTCGtttcaaaacaccaatGGTAAAATATTCAGGCCTCCAATTTCATGGTTCAAACAAGATAAGTCGTTATACTTTCCCGATTTTATTGCTAAGACCTTGACTGGGAAGCTGAACAGTTTATACGACATTCTCAGCAATAAGTACAGCATAGTGAGATTATATTCCACGGTAACAGGTGAGCAATGCTCAAAGTCATATTTTAAAGTCGACGGAGAGGACTATTATACCACCGACTATAAAAAATTTACTGAAAAGTTTTCCAACTTCCAGATTATTGACATCAACATGCCATCTAGCTGGATCAAAGGGTTTATTTTGAACCTAtctttatccaatttgaGAAAGATGATCTCCCCTGAACGttatcaaaattatttcaTGTTACCTTTGCATATATTACCACCGGAAATTAGAGAGCAATTGCATTGCGACAATCAATGCACTGGATATATTTACATTATTGATTCGACAGGTAAGATCAGATGGGCAACCAGTGGCTACTCTACACCCGAAgatcttcaattgatgtgGAAAGTTGTGAGAGGATTGGAAAAGGAGGCGAATCAGCAGAGgaaatga
- a CDS encoding Rio2 serine kinase (involved in the processing of the 20S pre-rRNA into mature 18S rRNA) produces the protein MKLDTSHMRYLTSDDFRVLQAVELGSRNHELVPTQMIHSISGMKAPSGTQRAIGDLAKLKLVARLRNATYDGFRLTYNGYDYLALKSMLNRNTLYSVGSTIGVGKESDIYSVSDPQGVQKVLKIHRLGRTSFKTVKNNRDYLKNRHTSNWMYLSRLAAAKEYQFMQILYDNEFNVPQPFDYSRHCVMMEWIKGLPMKQLNTGNIGKIDYKKLYSDLMCFIVKLAKAGLIHCDFNEFNIIIRDQSNPNNKSDFVVIDFPQCVSIEHPDAKIYFDRDVQGIRDFFKKKFKYDPQHDSTMYDTDGYGDGYKYAYPNFKRDVVREKSLDVEVEASGYAKKKTGKKEVKDLEKAVMGMRITTDETDDLSELEDEEDEEQEDYDEEEDDEDEEYDEEDLDFGDEDSNHEEQNEKIIAAISSGDKNLKMDKLGNYILDE, from the coding sequence ATGAAATTGGACACTTCTCATATGAGGTATTTGACCTCGGACGATTTTAGAGTATTGCAAGCTGTGGAGCTAGGTTCCAGGAATCATGAGTTGGTCCCCACGCAAATGATCCATTCGATATCTGGTATGAAAGCACCTTCAGGTACGCAAAGGGCAATTGGAGATTtagcaaaattgaaacttgtTGCGAGGTTACGTAACGCTACATACGATGGGTTTAGATTAACATATAATGGGTATGACTATCTCGCCTTGaaatcaatgttgaatCGAAATACTTTATATTCAGTCGGGTCAACCATTGGTGTAGGAAAAGAATCAGACATCTATTCCGTTAGTGATCCCCAAGGTGTGCAAAAAGTCTTGAAAATCCACCGTCTTGGTAGGACTTCATTCAAGACTGTTAAAAACAATCGTGACTATTTGAAGAATAGACACACTTCTAACTGGATGTACTTATCACGATTGGCAGCAGCAAAAGAATATCAATTTATGCAAATACTTTACGACAATGAATTCAACGTGCCGCAACCATTTGATTACTCAAGACACTGTGTCATGATGGAATGGATCAAAGGATTACCAATGAAGCAATTAAACACTGGAAATATTGGTAAAATAGACTACAAGAAATTATACTCTGATCTCATGTGTTTTATTGTCAAGCTCGCCAAAGCAGGTTTAATCCATTgtgatttcaatgaattcaacatcataaTCAGAgatcaatcaaatccaaacaaTAAGAGTGATTTTGTCGTTATTGATTTCCCCCAATGTGTATCAATAGAACATCCGGATgcaaaaatttattttgataGAGATGTACAAGGTATACGagatttcttcaaaaagaagtttaAATATGATCCTCAACACGATTCAACCATGTATGATACTGACGGATATGGAGACGGATATAAATATGCTTATCCCAATTTCAAGCGTGACGTTGTAAGAGAAAAACTGTTggatgttgaagttgaggCATCAGGGTATGCGAAAAAGAAGACAGGTAAGAAGGAAGTTAAAGATTTGGAGAAAGCGGTGATGGGAATGAGAATAACAACAGACGAAACTGACGATTTGTCAGAACTTGAGgatgaggaagatgaagagcAGGAGGATtatgacgaagaagaagatgatgaggaCGAGgaatatgatgaagaggatttGGATTTCGGCGACGAGGACAGTAACCACGAGGAACAGAATGAAAAGATCATTGCTGCTATATCATCCGGTGACAAGAACCTCAAAATGGATAAACTAGGCAATTATATA